One genomic segment of Prunus dulcis unplaced genomic scaffold, ALMONDv2, whole genome shotgun sequence includes these proteins:
- the LOC117613185 gene encoding putative disease resistance RPP13-like protein 1, whose amino-acid sequence MKLQSPFLDGAVGSKIIVSTRDAEVSKMMGAGTLVHNLEPMSNDVCFEVFEQHAFRNVNRDISPNFGLLKEKIVARCSGLPLAARTLGGLLLRKEMNEWEEILNKKLWSLSNERDILPWAAGDICFRLEDKQNSDHVQLGCFTKARHASYISGKYDVVKRFEAFSEVKQLRTFLPLSSDYPSNYLSRKVTFDLLPKLQYLRVLSLNGYLLTELPNSIGKLKYLRYLDLSYTRIACLPKSTTSLYNLQTLILEGCRYLEALPLNLRNLVNLRHLNNSDVDSLKAMPPQLGRLTNLQSLPNFVVGKGSDQSDIREIGSLFHLQRTLRLLRLENVIDAEDARRANLKFKERLDELVLEWSDNAQETQLGVLDKLETDRMLKILGIKGYAGLKFSQWIGDRLFSTMVRVSLNKCENCKILPPLGQLPSLKTLSIRGMTAVENVGPEFYGESSLPFPVLEELQLANMHNWKKWLPFVQDQ is encoded by the exons ATGAAACTGCAGTCCCCCTTTCTTGATGGAGCAGTAGGAAGCAAGATCATTGTGTCAACGCGAGATGCAGAAGTTTCGAAAATGATGGGAGCTGGTACTCTAGTTCATAATTTGGAGCCTATGTCAAATGACGTTTGTTTTGAAGTATTTGAGCAGCATGCATTCAGGAATGTTAACAGAGATATATCACCAAATTTCGGGTTACTCAAGGAGAAAATTGTTGCAAGATGCAGTGGATTGCCTTTGGCTGCTAGGACTCTTGGCGGCCTTTTACTTCGTAAAGAGATGAATGAATGGGAGGAAatattgaacaaaaaattatggagTCTATCAAATGAGCGTGACATACTTCCG TGGGCTGCAGGAGATATTTGTTTTAGATTGGAGGACAAGCAAAATAGCGATCATGTACAACTTGGATGTTTTACGAAGGCCCGCCATGCGTCCTACATTTCTGGTAAGTATGATGTGGTTAAAAGATTTGAGGCATTTTCTGAAGTGAAACAATTGCGAACCTTCCTACCACTTTCAAGTGATTATCCTTCGAATTATCTAAGTCGTAAGGTTACTTTTGATTTATTGCCAAAATTGCAATACTTGCGGGTGCTTTCTCTCAATGGCTATCTACTGACTGAGTTGCCAAATTCAATTGGTAAATTGAAGTATCTGCGGTATCTTGATCTCTCGTACACACGGATAGCATGTTTGCCTAAATCAACCACCTCTCTTTACAACTTACAGACATTGATATTGGAAGGTTGTCGTTATTTGGAGGCACTACCTCTTAACTTGAGGAATCTAGTGAATCTGCGTCATCTCAACAATTCAGATGTAGATTCACTGAAAGCAATGCCTCCGCAACTAGGTCGGTTGACGAATCTACAATCTTTGCCTAATTTTGTGGTGGGTAAAGGTAGTGATCAATCGGATATAAGAGAGATAGGGTCCCTATTCCATCTCCAAAGGACATTGCGGCTCTTAAGATTAGAGAATGTGATCGATGCTGAGGATGCACGGAGAGCCAACTTAAAATTCAAGGAGAGACTTGATGAATTGGTGCTAGAATGGTCAGATAATGCACAAGAAACTCAATTAGGCGTGCTTGACAAATTAGAAACTGATAGAATGCTCAAAATTCTGGGCATCAAGGGTTATGCTGGACTAAAGTTTTCGCAATGGATTGGAGATCGTTTATTCTCTACTATGGTTCGTGTAAGCTTAAACAAATGTGAGAACTGTAAAATCTTGCCACCACTTGGACAGTTGCCTTCACTCAAAACGCTCTCTATTAGAGGAATGACTGCAGTGGAAAATGTTGGTCCTGAGTTTTATGGAGAGAGTAGCTTGCCTTTTCCAGTACTAGAGGAACTTCAGTTGGCAAATATGCACAACTGGAAGAAATGGCTTCCTTTCGTACAAGATCAG